A single window of Mycobacterium sp. ITM-2016-00318 DNA harbors:
- a CDS encoding holo-ACP synthase encodes MSIVGVGIDLVSIPEFAEQVDQPGTVFAETFTPGERRDAADKSSSAARHLAARWAAKEAVIKAWSGSRFSKRPVLPEGIHRDIEVVTDMWGRPRVRLTGAIAEHLEKVTIHLSLTHEGDTAAAVAVLEER; translated from the coding sequence ATGAGCATCGTTGGCGTCGGCATCGATCTGGTCTCGATACCCGAGTTCGCAGAGCAGGTCGATCAGCCCGGCACGGTGTTCGCCGAGACGTTCACACCCGGTGAGCGCCGCGACGCCGCGGACAAGAGTTCGTCGGCGGCGCGGCACCTGGCGGCCCGCTGGGCGGCCAAGGAGGCGGTCATCAAGGCGTGGTCGGGGTCACGGTTCTCGAAGCGGCCCGTGCTGCCCGAGGGCATCCACCGCGACATCGAGGTCGTGACCGACATGTGGGGTCGGCCGCGGGTAAGGCTGACCGGCGCTATCGCCGAGCATCTGGAAAAGGTGACGATTCATCTGTCGCTGACGCACGAGGGGGATACCGCCGCCGCGGTCGCCGTGCTGGAGGAGCGCTAG
- a CDS encoding dipeptidase has product MSDLVARVRKVLPSVRQDLEDLVRIQSVGADPPRRGEVQRSAEAVAKLLSEAGFGDVQIVSEDGAPAVIARHPAPNGAPTVLLYAHHDVQPEGDPSQWVSPPFEPIERDGRLYGRGSADDKAGIATHLAAFRAHNGQPPVGVTVFVEGEEETGSPSLSRLLAAHKDALAADVIVIADSDNWTVEIPALTVSLRGLADCIVEVATLDHGLHSGLWGGVVPDALSVLVRLLASLHDDDGNVAVEGLHEATAADVDYPKDRVREESGMLTGVIEIGSGSVPQRLWAKPAITVIGIDTTPIALSSNTLVPRARAKVSMRVAPGGDAGAHLEALTRHLEKHVPWGAQLTVTPGDVGQPYAIDASGPVYDAARAAFRQAWGSEPVDMGMGGSIPFIAEFAEAFPSAKILVTGVEDPGTQAHSINESLDLGVLERAATAEALLLAKLAPAARS; this is encoded by the coding sequence ATGAGCGATCTGGTGGCGCGCGTGCGCAAGGTCCTTCCGTCGGTGCGGCAAGATCTGGAAGACCTCGTGCGTATCCAGTCGGTCGGCGCCGATCCGCCGCGCCGCGGCGAGGTGCAGCGCAGCGCGGAAGCGGTGGCAAAGCTGTTGTCGGAAGCCGGGTTCGGCGATGTGCAGATCGTCAGCGAGGACGGCGCACCTGCCGTGATAGCGCGGCACCCGGCGCCCAACGGTGCCCCGACCGTGCTGCTGTACGCCCATCACGATGTGCAGCCAGAGGGCGATCCCTCGCAGTGGGTGTCCCCGCCGTTCGAGCCAATCGAACGCGACGGCCGTCTGTACGGCCGCGGCAGCGCAGACGACAAGGCAGGCATCGCAACGCATCTCGCCGCATTCCGTGCGCACAACGGGCAGCCGCCGGTCGGCGTGACGGTGTTCGTCGAAGGCGAGGAGGAGACGGGATCGCCGTCGCTGAGTCGGCTGCTGGCCGCGCACAAGGACGCGTTGGCCGCCGACGTCATCGTCATCGCCGACTCCGACAACTGGACCGTCGAGATTCCCGCGTTGACAGTGTCGCTGCGTGGTCTCGCCGACTGCATCGTCGAGGTCGCCACACTCGACCACGGTCTGCATTCGGGACTGTGGGGCGGGGTGGTGCCGGATGCGCTGAGCGTGCTCGTTCGCCTGCTGGCATCGCTGCACGACGACGACGGCAACGTCGCAGTCGAAGGCCTGCACGAGGCGACGGCCGCGGATGTGGATTACCCGAAGGACCGGGTGCGCGAAGAGTCAGGCATGCTGACCGGAGTGATCGAGATCGGCTCCGGCTCTGTCCCACAACGACTTTGGGCTAAGCCGGCGATCACGGTCATCGGAATCGACACGACGCCGATCGCGTTGTCGTCGAATACGTTGGTCCCGCGTGCGCGGGCGAAGGTCAGCATGCGGGTGGCGCCGGGCGGAGACGCGGGAGCTCACCTGGAAGCGCTGACCCGTCACCTAGAGAAGCACGTACCGTGGGGCGCGCAGCTCACCGTCACGCCGGGCGACGTCGGTCAGCCGTACGCGATCGACGCGAGCGGACCGGTGTACGACGCAGCACGCGCGGCGTTTCGACAGGCGTGGGGCAGCGAGCCGGTGGACATGGGAATGGGCGGTTCCATCCCGTTCATCGCGGAGTTCGCCGAGGCATTCCCGTCGGCCAAAATCTTGGTCACCGGCGTCGAAGACCCTGGCACACAGGCTCATAGCATCAACGAGAGCCTTGACCTCGGGGTCCTGGAACGCGCCGCGACGGCGGAGGCGCTGCTGCTGGCGAAGCTGGCGCCCGCTGCACGATCGTAG
- a CDS encoding type I polyketide synthase encodes MSTGRDDESGAPQSSHALVDRLTAGEPYAVAFGGQGSAWLESLEELVSSAGIEAELATLVGEAELLLEPVARELIVVRPIGFQPMHWVRALAGEEVVPNPKNLTSAAVSVPGVLLTQIAAVRALNRQGMDLTATPPVAVAGHSQGVLAVEALAAKGAKDVELLAMAQLIGTAGTLVARRRGISVLGDRPPMVSVTNADPERISELLEEFAQDVRTVLPPVLSIRNGRRSVVITGTPEQLSRFELYCQQIAEKEEAERKNKVRGGAVFSPMFDPVQVEVGFHTPRLSDAIDMVGNWAQTVGLDVEMARKMAEAILVRRVDWVKEINDLHEAGARWILDLGPGDILTRLTAPVIRGLGMGIVPAATRGGQRNLFTVGAVPEVAKPWSSYAPTLVTLPDGSVKLSTKFTRLTGRSPILLAGMTPTTVDAKIVAAAANAGHWSELAGGGQVTEEIFDARIAELTSLLEPGRAVQFNSLFLDPYLWKLQVGGKRLVQKARQSGAPIDGVVVSAGIPDLEEAVALIEELNEVGISHVVFKPGTVEQIRSVIRIAAEVPTRPVIMHIEGGRAGGHHSWEDLDDLLLATYSELRSRSNITVCVGGGIGTPERSADYLSGRWAQDYGFPLMPVDGILVGTAAMATLEATTSPSVKRMLVETGGTDQWISAGKAQGGMASSRSQLGADIHEIDNTASRCGRLLDEVAGDAEAVAARRDEIIAAMATTCKPYFGDVGEMTYLQWLQRYVELAIGDGNSTADTAAPGSPWLADTWRDRFAEMLKRAEARLHPKDFGPIETLFGAAENGPALLEKPQQAITELVGRYPDAGTIKLHPADVPFFIQLCKTLGKPVNFVPVIDKDVRRWWRSDSLWQAHDARYDADQVCIIPGTQAVAGITKLDEPVGDLLDRFEKASIDEVLAATAHARSDSETAEPVSVVSRRQARGDVTGPLAVVLDAPDVLWAGRTSINPVHRIGAPAKWQVNQNRSATHPSTGARLEVSDDEDITLSVPLSGTWIKIRFTLPKTTVDGGMPVVTVEDASNAMRAVLAIAAGADGPDALAEVVDNTARVTVDWDPEKVADHTGVTATFGAPLAPGLKVVPDALVGLCWPAVFSVIGSAVTDEGFPVVEGLLSLVHLDHAAHLLTTLPTTNAELTVTATASAAVDTEVGRVVPVEVTITDASGTELAKLEERFAIRGRTGALELTDPPRAGGAMTDNATDTPRRRRRDVTVTAPGDMSAFAVVSGDHNPIHTDRAAALLAGLESPIVHGMWLSAAAQQVVTATDGKAIPPARLVGWTARFLGMVLPGDEVDIRVDRVGIDRGAEIVEIAARVGSDLVMSATAQLAAPKTVYAFPGQGIQHKGMGMEVRARSKAARKVWDSADKFTRETLGFSVLHVVRDNPTSLIASGVHYQHPEGVLYLTQFTQVAMATVAAAQVAEMREQGAFVEGAIACGHSVGEYTALACVSGVYELEALLEVVFHRGSKMHDIVPRDEFGRSNYRLAAIRPSQIDLDDDDVVDFVAEISERTGEFLQIVNFNLRGSQYAIAGTVRGLEALEEEVEKRREISGGKRSFILVPGIDVPFHSSVLRVGVADFRRSLERVMPRDQDPELIIGRYIPNLVPRPFTLDRDFIQEIRDLVPAEPLDEILADYDTWRNDKPAELCRKVVIELLAWQFASPVRWIETQDLLFIEEAAGGLGVERFVEIGVKSAPTVAGLATNTLKLPEYSHNTTEVLNSERDAPVLFANDTDPAHEDEEVADEPVAQEAAAAEPAAVEAAPTPAATPTAAPGAPVPDDITFDASDATMALIALSAKMRIDQIEPLDSIESITDGASSRRNQLLVDLGSELDLGAIDGAAEADLAGLKGQVTKLARTYKPYGPVLSDAINDQLRTALGPSGKRPAAIAERVKKTWLLGDGWAKHVTAEVALGTREGTSVRGGGLGGLHDGALADAATVDKVIDAAVQSVAGRRGVSVALPSAGGGAGGGVVDSAALNEFAEKVTGRDGVLASTARMVLNQLGLDNVVSAPEVSTDAELIDLVTAELGSDWPRLVAPTFDGRKAVLFDDRWASAREDLVKLWLTDEDEIDADWQKLSQRFEGAGHVVGKQASWWQGRALAAGRNVHASLFGRAAAGAENPGKGRYSDEIAVVTGASKGSIAASVVAGLLDGGATVIATTSKLDDSRLEFYRNLYRDNARFGAALWVVPANMASYSDIDALVAWVGNEQSESLGPQSIHVKDAQTPTLLFPFAAPRVAGDLSEAGSRSEMEMKVLLWAVQRLIGGLSHIGSERDIASRLHVVLPGSPNRGMFGGDGAYGEAKSALDAVVTRWNAESSWAQRVSLAHALIGWTRGTGLMGANDAIVNAVEDAGVTTYSTEQMAAMLLELCSIESKVAAAQKPLKVDLTGGLGDIDIDMSELAAKAREEMAAEAVEESEQQTGTIAALPSPPRGFTSAPAPAWADLDIDPADMVVIVGGAELGPYGSSRTRFEMEVDNELSAAGVLELAWTTGLIKWEDDPKPGWYDTESGDLVDESELVERYHDAVVERTGIREFVDDGAIDPDHASPLLVSVFLDKDFAFVVSSEADARAFVQFDPEHTVATPLPDSSDWQVTRKAGTEIRVPRKTKLSRTVGGQIPTGFDPTVYGISADMNTSLDRVAVWNIVATVDAFLGAGFTPTELMRWVHPTMVASTQGTGMGGMTSMQTMYHGNLLGRNKPNDILQEVLPNVVAAHVIQSYVGSYGSMIHPVGACATAAVSVEEGVDKIKLGKAELVVAGGFDDLTLEAIIGFGDMAATADTEMMRARGISDSKFSRANDRRRLGFLESQGGGTILLARGDLALKMGLPVLAVVGYAQSFADGVHTSIPAPGLGALGAGRGGKDSLLARSLAKLGVGADDIAVVSKHDTSTLANDPNETELHERLADSMGRSDGAPLFIVSQKSLTGHAKGGAAVFQMMGMCQMLRDGVIPPNRSLDCVDDELAGSEHFVWVRETLRLGEKFPLKAGLITSLGFGHVSGVIALVHPQAFIAALDPEQRQAYQEHAGARIFEGQRRLASAIAGGKPLYERPASNRRLDDEAPENRAEADMLLDPASRLGADGVYTR; translated from the coding sequence GTGTCGACCGGCCGCGACGACGAATCAGGAGCGCCTCAGTCCAGCCATGCCCTTGTCGATCGTCTGACTGCGGGCGAGCCCTACGCCGTCGCGTTCGGTGGCCAGGGCAGCGCCTGGCTGGAGAGCCTTGAAGAGCTGGTCTCCTCCGCCGGTATCGAGGCCGAGCTGGCGACGCTGGTCGGCGAGGCCGAGCTACTGCTCGAGCCGGTCGCGCGCGAGCTCATCGTGGTGCGCCCGATCGGATTCCAGCCGATGCACTGGGTCCGCGCGCTGGCAGGCGAGGAGGTCGTCCCCAACCCCAAGAACCTCACGTCGGCAGCGGTCTCCGTGCCTGGCGTCCTGCTGACCCAGATCGCAGCAGTGCGCGCACTGAATCGCCAGGGCATGGACCTGACCGCAACCCCGCCCGTCGCCGTCGCGGGCCACTCGCAGGGCGTGCTGGCAGTCGAGGCACTCGCGGCCAAGGGCGCCAAGGATGTCGAGCTGCTCGCGATGGCGCAGCTGATCGGCACCGCGGGCACGCTGGTGGCCCGTCGCCGCGGCATCTCCGTGCTCGGTGACCGCCCGCCCATGGTTTCGGTAACCAACGCCGACCCCGAGCGCATCTCCGAGCTGCTCGAGGAGTTCGCGCAGGACGTCCGCACCGTGCTGCCGCCGGTGCTGTCCATCCGCAACGGCAGGCGCTCGGTCGTCATCACCGGGACCCCTGAACAACTGTCGCGCTTCGAGCTCTACTGCCAGCAGATCGCCGAGAAGGAAGAAGCCGAGCGCAAGAACAAGGTTCGCGGGGGTGCCGTCTTCAGCCCGATGTTCGATCCGGTGCAGGTCGAGGTCGGCTTCCACACCCCGCGGCTGTCGGACGCCATCGACATGGTGGGCAACTGGGCGCAGACCGTCGGCCTCGACGTCGAGATGGCCCGCAAGATGGCCGAAGCCATCCTGGTGCGCCGCGTCGACTGGGTCAAAGAGATCAACGACCTGCACGAGGCGGGCGCCCGCTGGATCCTCGACCTCGGCCCTGGCGACATCCTGACCCGGCTGACCGCACCGGTCATCCGGGGCCTCGGCATGGGCATTGTGCCCGCCGCCACCCGTGGCGGCCAGCGCAACCTGTTCACCGTCGGCGCCGTCCCCGAGGTGGCCAAGCCGTGGTCGAGCTACGCCCCGACACTCGTCACCCTTCCGGATGGGTCGGTGAAGCTGTCGACGAAGTTCACCCGGCTGACCGGCCGCTCGCCGATCCTGCTGGCGGGCATGACGCCGACGACCGTCGACGCCAAGATCGTCGCGGCCGCCGCGAACGCGGGTCACTGGTCCGAGCTCGCAGGCGGCGGACAGGTCACCGAGGAGATCTTCGACGCACGCATCGCCGAGCTCACTTCTCTGCTCGAGCCCGGCCGCGCGGTCCAGTTCAACTCGCTGTTCCTCGATCCCTACCTGTGGAAGCTGCAGGTGGGCGGAAAGCGCTTGGTGCAGAAGGCCCGTCAGTCCGGCGCGCCGATCGACGGCGTCGTCGTCAGCGCAGGCATCCCCGACCTCGAGGAAGCCGTCGCGCTCATCGAGGAGCTCAACGAGGTCGGCATCAGCCACGTCGTGTTCAAGCCCGGCACCGTCGAGCAGATCCGCTCTGTCATCAGGATCGCCGCCGAGGTGCCGACCCGACCGGTCATCATGCACATCGAGGGCGGGCGCGCAGGCGGCCACCACTCCTGGGAGGACCTCGACGACCTCTTGCTGGCCACGTACTCCGAACTGCGGTCGCGGTCGAACATCACCGTGTGCGTCGGCGGCGGCATCGGCACCCCCGAGCGGTCGGCCGACTACCTGTCCGGGCGCTGGGCGCAGGACTACGGCTTCCCGCTGATGCCGGTCGACGGCATCCTCGTCGGCACCGCCGCGATGGCGACGCTGGAGGCGACGACCTCGCCTTCCGTCAAGCGCATGCTCGTCGAGACCGGTGGCACCGATCAGTGGATCAGCGCCGGAAAAGCCCAGGGCGGCATGGCTTCCAGCCGCAGCCAGCTCGGCGCGGACATCCATGAGATCGACAACACCGCATCGCGTTGCGGTCGCCTGCTCGACGAGGTGGCCGGTGACGCAGAGGCCGTCGCCGCGCGTCGCGACGAGATCATCGCCGCGATGGCCACCACCTGCAAGCCGTACTTCGGCGACGTCGGTGAGATGACCTACCTGCAGTGGCTGCAGCGCTATGTCGAACTGGCGATCGGCGACGGCAACAGCACCGCCGACACCGCCGCCCCCGGCAGCCCCTGGCTGGCCGACACCTGGCGCGACCGCTTCGCCGAGATGCTCAAGCGCGCCGAGGCCCGTCTGCACCCGAAGGACTTCGGGCCGATCGAGACGTTATTCGGCGCCGCCGAAAATGGGCCAGCTCTGCTCGAGAAGCCGCAGCAGGCGATCACCGAGCTCGTCGGTCGCTACCCCGACGCAGGCACCATCAAGCTGCATCCGGCCGACGTGCCGTTCTTCATCCAGCTGTGCAAGACGCTGGGCAAGCCGGTCAACTTCGTGCCCGTCATCGACAAGGACGTGCGGCGCTGGTGGCGCAGCGACTCGCTGTGGCAGGCCCACGACGCCCGCTATGACGCCGACCAGGTCTGCATCATCCCCGGTACCCAGGCCGTTGCCGGCATCACCAAGCTCGACGAGCCCGTCGGCGACCTGCTCGACCGGTTCGAGAAGGCCTCGATCGACGAGGTGCTCGCCGCGACCGCGCACGCGAGGAGCGATTCAGAAACCGCCGAGCCGGTCTCCGTGGTCAGCCGCCGCCAGGCGCGCGGCGACGTGACCGGCCCGCTGGCCGTCGTGCTCGACGCCCCCGACGTGTTGTGGGCGGGCCGGACCTCCATCAACCCGGTGCACCGGATCGGCGCGCCCGCCAAGTGGCAGGTCAACCAGAACCGTTCCGCCACACATCCTTCCACGGGTGCGCGGCTGGAAGTCTCCGACGACGAGGACATCACGCTGAGCGTTCCGCTCTCAGGAACGTGGATCAAGATCCGGTTCACGTTGCCGAAGACAACGGTCGACGGCGGCATGCCGGTGGTCACCGTCGAGGATGCGTCGAATGCGATGCGTGCGGTGCTGGCGATCGCCGCGGGCGCCGACGGGCCCGATGCGCTGGCTGAGGTGGTGGACAACACCGCACGGGTCACCGTCGACTGGGATCCGGAGAAGGTCGCCGATCACACCGGCGTCACCGCAACCTTCGGTGCGCCGTTGGCCCCCGGCCTCAAGGTGGTCCCCGACGCGCTGGTCGGCCTCTGCTGGCCCGCGGTGTTCTCGGTCATCGGTTCTGCCGTCACCGACGAGGGCTTCCCCGTCGTCGAGGGTCTGCTGAGCCTGGTCCACCTGGACCACGCGGCGCATCTGCTCACGACGCTGCCGACGACGAACGCCGAATTGACCGTCACCGCCACGGCTTCGGCGGCCGTCGACACCGAGGTCGGCCGCGTGGTGCCCGTCGAGGTGACGATCACCGACGCCTCGGGCACCGAGCTGGCCAAGCTGGAGGAGCGGTTCGCGATCCGCGGCCGTACCGGCGCTCTCGAGCTCACCGACCCGCCGCGCGCGGGCGGCGCGATGACCGACAACGCGACCGATACGCCGCGTCGTCGCCGTCGCGACGTCACCGTCACCGCACCGGGCGACATGAGCGCGTTCGCGGTTGTCTCCGGTGATCACAACCCGATCCACACCGACCGCGCCGCAGCACTGCTGGCGGGTCTGGAATCGCCGATCGTGCACGGCATGTGGCTGTCCGCCGCGGCCCAGCAGGTCGTCACCGCCACCGACGGCAAGGCCATCCCGCCTGCCCGTCTGGTCGGGTGGACGGCCCGCTTCCTCGGCATGGTATTGCCGGGAGACGAGGTCGACATCCGTGTCGATCGTGTCGGAATCGACCGTGGCGCAGAGATTGTCGAGATCGCCGCCCGCGTCGGATCCGATCTGGTGATGTCGGCGACGGCCCAGCTGGCCGCGCCGAAGACGGTGTATGCCTTCCCCGGCCAAGGCATTCAGCACAAGGGCATGGGCATGGAGGTCCGCGCCAGGTCCAAGGCCGCCCGCAAGGTGTGGGACTCCGCGGACAAGTTCACCCGCGAGACGCTGGGCTTCTCGGTGCTGCACGTGGTGCGCGACAACCCGACGAGCCTGATCGCCAGCGGCGTGCACTACCAGCATCCCGAGGGCGTGCTGTACCTGACGCAGTTCACCCAGGTCGCGATGGCGACCGTGGCCGCCGCGCAGGTCGCCGAGATGCGTGAGCAGGGTGCGTTCGTCGAGGGCGCCATCGCCTGCGGCCACTCGGTCGGCGAATACACCGCGCTGGCGTGCGTAAGCGGCGTGTACGAGCTGGAGGCACTGCTGGAGGTGGTGTTCCACCGCGGTTCGAAGATGCACGACATCGTGCCGCGCGACGAGTTCGGCCGGTCCAACTACCGGCTCGCCGCCATCCGGCCGTCGCAGATCGACCTCGACGACGACGACGTCGTGGACTTCGTCGCCGAGATCTCCGAGCGCACAGGCGAATTCCTGCAGATCGTCAACTTCAACCTGCGCGGCTCGCAGTACGCCATCGCGGGCACGGTCCGCGGCCTCGAGGCGCTCGAGGAAGAGGTCGAGAAGCGCCGCGAGATCTCCGGCGGCAAGCGGTCGTTCATCCTGGTTCCCGGCATCGACGTGCCGTTCCACTCCTCGGTGCTGCGGGTCGGTGTGGCCGACTTCCGCCGCTCGCTGGAGCGCGTCATGCCACGCGACCAGGATCCCGAGCTGATCATCGGCCGCTACATCCCGAACCTGGTGCCGCGGCCGTTCACGCTCGACCGCGACTTCATCCAGGAGATCCGCGATCTGGTCCCCGCCGAGCCGCTCGACGAGATCCTCGCCGACTACGACACGTGGCGGAACGACAAGCCTGCCGAGCTGTGCCGCAAGGTCGTTATCGAGCTGCTGGCGTGGCAGTTCGCCAGCCCCGTGCGCTGGATCGAGACGCAGGACCTGCTCTTCATCGAGGAGGCCGCGGGCGGTCTCGGCGTCGAGCGGTTCGTGGAGATCGGTGTGAAGTCCGCACCGACCGTTGCGGGGCTGGCGACCAATACGCTGAAGCTGCCCGAGTATTCGCACAACACCACTGAAGTGCTCAACTCTGAGCGTGACGCCCCGGTGCTGTTCGCGAACGACACCGACCCGGCCCACGAGGACGAAGAGGTCGCCGACGAGCCGGTCGCGCAGGAGGCAGCCGCCGCCGAACCGGCGGCCGTGGAAGCCGCCCCGACGCCGGCCGCCACCCCGACCGCGGCCCCCGGCGCTCCGGTGCCCGACGACATCACGTTCGACGCGTCGGATGCGACGATGGCGCTGATCGCGCTCTCGGCAAAGATGCGCATCGACCAGATCGAGCCGCTGGACTCCATCGAGTCGATCACCGACGGTGCGTCCTCGCGGCGCAACCAGCTGCTGGTGGACCTCGGTTCGGAGCTGGACCTCGGCGCCATCGACGGTGCCGCCGAGGCGGATCTGGCCGGGCTCAAGGGTCAGGTGACCAAGCTCGCGAGGACGTACAAGCCTTACGGCCCGGTGCTTTCCGATGCGATCAACGACCAGCTGCGCACGGCCCTCGGGCCGTCAGGCAAGCGACCTGCCGCGATCGCCGAGCGGGTCAAGAAGACCTGGCTGCTCGGTGACGGCTGGGCCAAGCACGTCACCGCAGAGGTGGCGTTGGGTACCCGCGAGGGCACCAGTGTCCGCGGCGGCGGCCTCGGCGGCCTGCACGACGGTGCTCTGGCCGACGCCGCAACCGTCGACAAGGTCATCGACGCAGCGGTGCAGTCGGTGGCAGGACGACGCGGTGTCTCGGTGGCGTTGCCGTCTGCCGGCGGCGGCGCTGGCGGCGGTGTCGTCGATTCCGCGGCGCTCAACGAGTTCGCCGAGAAGGTCACCGGCCGCGACGGCGTGCTGGCGTCGACCGCTCGCATGGTGCTCAACCAGCTGGGCCTCGACAACGTCGTTTCCGCCCCCGAGGTCTCGACCGACGCGGAGCTCATCGACCTGGTCACCGCCGAACTGGGTTCGGACTGGCCGCGTTTGGTGGCGCCGACGTTCGACGGCCGCAAGGCGGTGCTGTTCGACGACCGGTGGGCCAGCGCGCGCGAGGACCTGGTCAAGCTGTGGCTGACGGACGAGGACGAGATCGACGCCGACTGGCAGAAACTCTCACAGCGCTTCGAGGGTGCGGGCCACGTCGTCGGCAAGCAGGCCTCCTGGTGGCAGGGCAGGGCTCTGGCCGCCGGACGGAACGTCCACGCGTCATTGTTCGGCCGCGCCGCGGCAGGCGCGGAGAACCCGGGCAAGGGTCGGTACAGCGACGAAATCGCCGTTGTGACAGGCGCTTCGAAGGGCTCGATCGCGGCTTCCGTAGTAGCCGGTCTGCTCGACGGCGGCGCGACGGTCATCGCGACGACGTCCAAGCTCGACGACAGCCGTCTTGAGTTCTATCGCAACCTGTACCGCGACAACGCCCGGTTCGGCGCGGCGCTGTGGGTGGTGCCGGCGAACATGGCGTCGTACTCCGACATCGACGCACTGGTGGCCTGGGTCGGTAACGAGCAGAGCGAAAGCCTTGGGCCGCAGTCCATTCACGTGAAGGATGCGCAGACGCCGACGCTGCTGTTCCCGTTCGCGGCGCCGCGCGTCGCAGGCGACCTCTCCGAGGCGGGCTCGCGTTCCGAGATGGAGATGAAGGTTCTGCTGTGGGCCGTCCAGCGGCTGATCGGCGGGCTGTCGCACATCGGGTCCGAGCGCGATATCGCGTCCCGGCTGCACGTGGTGCTGCCCGGTTCACCGAACCGCGGCATGTTCGGTGGCGACGGCGCGTACGGCGAAGCGAAGTCCGCGCTCGACGCGGTCGTGACGCGGTGGAACGCCGAATCGTCGTGGGCGCAGCGGGTCAGCCTGGCGCATGCGCTTATCGGCTGGACGCGTGGTACCGGGCTGATGGGCGCCAACGATGCCATCGTCAACGCGGTCGAGGATGCGGGTGTCACCACCTACTCGACCGAGCAGATGGCCGCGATGCTGCTCGAGCTGTGCAGTATCGAGTCGAAAGTGGCTGCCGCGCAGAAGCCGCTGAAGGTCGATCTGACCGGTGGTCTCGGCGACATCGACATCGACATGTCCGAGCTGGCCGCCAAGGCCCGCGAGGAGATGGCCGCAGAGGCGGTGGAGGAGAGCGAGCAGCAGACCGGCACCATCGCCGCGCTGCCGTCGCCGCCGCGCGGTTTCACCTCCGCACCGGCGCCGGCGTGGGCCGATCTCGACATCGACCCCGCCGACATGGTGGTCATCGTCGGCGGCGCCGAACTGGGCCCGTACGGCTCGTCGCGGACCCGCTTCGAGATGGAGGTCGACAACGAGCTGTCGGCGGCGGGCGTTCTCGAACTGGCGTGGACCACCGGGCTGATCAAGTGGGAGGACGACCCGAAGCCGGGTTGGTACGACACCGAATCCGGCGACCTGGTCGACGAATCGGAACTTGTCGAGCGCTATCACGACGCGGTCGTGGAGCGGACCGGCATCCGCGAGTTCGTCGACGACGGCGCGATCGATCCCGATCACGCGTCGCCGCTTCTGGTTTCGGTGTTCCTCGACAAGGACTTCGCCTTCGTGGTGTCGTCGGAGGCCGACGCGCGCGCGTTCGTTCAGTTCGACCCGGAGCACACGGTTGCCACTCCGTTGCCCGACAGCAGCGACTGGCAGGTCACCCGCAAGGCGGGCACCGAGATCCGGGTTCCGCGCAAGACGAAGTTGTCGCGGACCGTCGGTGGTCAGATCCCGACCGGGTTCGACCCGACGGTCTACGGCATCAGCGCCGACATGAACACGTCGCTGGACCGCGTGGCGGTGTGGAACATCGTCGCGACCGTCGACGCGTTCCTCGGTGCGGGCTTCACTCCGACCGAGCTGATGCGCTGGGTGCACCCGACGATGGTCGCCAGCACCCAGGGCACCGGCATGGGCGGTATGACGTCGATGCAGACCATGTATCACGGCAACCTGCTCGGCCGGAACAAGCCGAACGACATTCTGCAGGAGGTGCTGCCGAACGTTGTTGCCGCGCATGTGATCCAGTCCTACGTCGGCAGTTACGGCTCGATGATCCACCCTGTCGGTGCGTGCGCGACCGCGGCGGTGTCGGTGGAAGAGGGCGTCGACAAGATCAAGCTCGGCAAGGCCGAGCTGGTTGTCGCGGGCGGCTTCGACGACCTGACGCTCGAGGCGATCATCGGCTTCGGTGACATGGCGGCAACGGCCGACACCGAGATGATGCGCGCACGGGGCATCAGCGATTCGAAGTTCTCCCGGGCCAACGACCGTCGTCGGCTCGGCTTCCTCGAGTCGCAGGGCGGCGGCACGATCCTGTTGGCCCGTGGCGATCTCGCGTTGAAGATGGGTCTGCCGGTGCTGGCCGTGGTCGGCTACGCGCAGTCGTTCGCCGACGGCGTGCACACCTCGATCCCGGCGCCGGGCCTCGGCGCGCTGGGCGCGGGCCGCGGCGGTAAGGACTCGCTGTTGGCCCGGTCGCTGGCCAAGCTCGGCGTGGGCGCCGACGACATCGCGGTGGTGTCCAAGCACGACACCTCCACGCTGGCCAACGATCCGAACGAGACGGAACTGCACGAGCGGCTCGCCGACTCGATGGGTCGCTCGGACGGCGCGCCGCTGTTCATCGTGTCGCAGAAGAGCCTGACCGGTCACGCCAAGGGCGGCGCGGCGGTGTTCCAGATGATGGGCATGTGCCAGATGCTGCGCGACGGAGTGATCCCGCCGAACCGCAGCCTGGACTGTGTCGACGACGAGCTGGCCGGCTCCGAGCACTTCGTGTGGGTGCGCGAGACGCTGCGGCTGGGGGAGAAGTTCCCGTTGAAGGCGGGTCTGATCACCAGCCTGGGCTTCGGTCACGTGTCGGGTGTCATCGCGCTGGTGCATCCGCAGGCGTTCATCGCGGCGCTCGATCCCGAGCAGCGGCAGGCCTACCAGGAGCATGCGGGCGCGCGGATCTTCGAGGGCCAGCGACGGCTGGCTTCGGCGATCGCGGGCGGCAAGCCGCTGTATGAGCGGCCTGCGAGCAACCGCCGACTCGACGACGAGGCGCCGGAGAACCGTGCAGAGGCGGACATGCTGCTGGATCCGGCGTCGCGGCTTGGCGCGGACGGCGTGTACACGCGATGA